In the Streptomyces sp. cg36 genome, one interval contains:
- a CDS encoding phosphatidylinositol-specific phospholipase C domain-containing protein, with amino-acid sequence MPRRRPDVPPGAAGGSVDMDRRGFLKGAAVASAAVLPAWAGAVPARARALGTTDWMAAIGGATPLRQLSVPGTHDSGARFGGPWVKCQNAVIADQLNAGIRFLDVRCRVTGDSFAIHHAAFYQNLMFGDVLIACRDFLAAHPSETVLMRVKQEYSTESDAEFRRIFDLYLDQKGWRPLFRLDPALPALGEARGKVVLLADNGGLPGVRYGDPALFDIQDDYNAEPFGKYPKIEAQFRKAADQPGKLYVNYVSTAAGLPPEWNADRLNPQVRDFLNGSAVAGRTGLGIVPIDFAGKTPGLIDAVLRHNPAPTARRARPTG; translated from the coding sequence ATGCCACGGCGACGACCGGATGTGCCGCCCGGGGCGGCAGGGGGGAGCGTGGACATGGACCGGCGGGGGTTCCTCAAGGGCGCGGCCGTGGCGTCGGCCGCGGTGCTGCCGGCCTGGGCGGGCGCGGTACCGGCCCGGGCCCGGGCGCTCGGCACCACCGACTGGATGGCCGCCATCGGCGGTGCGACCCCGCTGCGGCAGCTCTCCGTCCCCGGCACCCACGACTCGGGCGCCCGCTTCGGCGGCCCCTGGGTGAAGTGCCAGAACGCGGTGATCGCCGACCAACTGAACGCCGGCATCCGCTTCCTGGACGTACGCTGCCGGGTCACCGGCGACTCCTTCGCCATCCACCACGCCGCCTTCTACCAGAACCTGATGTTCGGCGACGTGCTGATCGCCTGCCGGGACTTCCTCGCGGCCCATCCGTCCGAGACGGTCCTGATGCGCGTCAAACAGGAGTACTCGACGGAGAGCGACGCCGAGTTCCGGCGGATCTTCGACCTCTACCTCGACCAGAAGGGCTGGCGGCCCCTCTTCCGCCTCGATCCCGCCCTGCCCGCGCTGGGGGAGGCCCGGGGCAAGGTGGTGCTCCTCGCCGACAACGGCGGCCTGCCCGGCGTGCGCTACGGCGACCCCGCGCTCTTCGACATCCAGGACGACTACAACGCCGAGCCCTTCGGCAAGTACCCCAAGATCGAGGCCCAGTTCCGCAAGGCCGCCGACCAGCCCGGCAAGCTCTACGTCAACTATGTGAGCACCGCGGCCGGGCTGCCCCCCGAGTGGAACGCCGACCGGCTCAACCCGCAGGTCCGCGACTTCCTGAACGGCTCGGCGGTCGCCGGACGCACCGGGCTCGGCATCGTCCCCATCGACTTCGCGGGCAAGACACCGGGCCTCATCGACGCCGTCCTGCGGCACAATCCCGCGCCGACCGCCCGCCGGGCGCGCCCGACCGGGTGA
- a CDS encoding SpoIIE family protein phosphatase — protein sequence MGSFDWDLVDNTLAFDDAGLAVFDLRPGEYDGDPDSLDARVPPEEAARVSAVIDEAVQTGRSSYGAYFQVRRRNGHRQWTHVRGRILRDERGAAYRVIGIVRNASTELTEYTLISPLEAGRRRITGMVQGTTEALSKAVTVDDVAAVLTGTEGMRRFGADGLVLGLVEGGALKVIALAGDSMDALDELKLHRLDDSLPLAEAVLTGQARFVTSLSELGHRFPRLAPYIEALDLDAAAFLPLIAQARPVGGLALFFRGRSDFSAEDRNLCLGLAGIVAQSLQRALLFDQEREFATGLQASMLPRHVPEIAGAEIAVRYHAAWGGREVGGDWYDVIALPRGRVGVVVGDVQGHDTHAAAIMGQLRIAIRAYAGEGHAPATVLARASRFLAELDTTRFATCTYAQVDLVSGGVRAVRAGHLGPLIRHTDGRVGRPNLRGGLPLGLATEFEDEEFPETRLDLVPGETMVMCTDGLVEEPGLDIAAGMDALEAAVRAAPDSADALADHLSASLWERWGTGDDVALLVLRRAPDPGTPQAPRIHQYIHQADPEGLAESRVALRRALADWGFAELVDDVELAAGELLGNVLLHTEGGAVLTLEVLPEPVRRVRLWVKDRSSVRPRRRTPGEAATSGRGLMLIEAVSARWGVEPRGDGKAVWCEFVPRASGPVDLSGERPVVPPEEPPED from the coding sequence ATGGGCAGCTTCGACTGGGACCTGGTCGACAACACCCTTGCGTTCGATGACGCCGGTCTGGCCGTCTTCGACCTGCGGCCCGGCGAGTACGACGGCGACCCGGACTCGCTGGACGCCCGGGTGCCGCCCGAGGAGGCCGCCCGGGTCTCCGCCGTCATCGACGAGGCCGTGCAGACCGGCCGCTCCTCGTACGGGGCGTACTTCCAGGTGCGGCGGCGCAACGGCCACCGGCAGTGGACCCATGTGCGCGGACGGATCCTGCGCGACGAGCGCGGCGCCGCGTACCGGGTCATCGGGATCGTCCGCAACGCCTCCACCGAGCTCACCGAGTACACCCTGATCAGCCCGCTGGAGGCGGGGCGCCGGCGGATCACCGGGATGGTCCAGGGCACCACCGAGGCCCTGTCCAAGGCGGTCACCGTGGACGACGTCGCCGCCGTCCTCACCGGCACCGAGGGGATGCGGCGGTTCGGCGCCGACGGGCTGGTGCTGGGGCTGGTCGAGGGCGGCGCCCTGAAGGTGATCGCGCTGGCGGGCGACTCGATGGACGCGCTCGACGAGCTGAAGCTGCACCGCCTGGACGACTCGCTGCCGCTCGCCGAGGCGGTGCTGACCGGGCAGGCCCGGTTCGTCACCTCGCTCTCCGAGCTGGGCCACCGCTTCCCCCGCCTCGCCCCCTACATCGAGGCCCTGGACCTGGACGCGGCGGCGTTCCTGCCGCTGATCGCCCAGGCCCGCCCGGTCGGCGGCCTGGCCCTGTTCTTCCGGGGCCGCAGCGACTTCTCCGCCGAGGACCGCAACCTCTGCCTGGGCCTCGCGGGCATCGTCGCCCAGTCGCTCCAGCGCGCCCTCCTCTTCGACCAGGAGCGCGAGTTCGCCACCGGCCTCCAGGCGTCGATGCTGCCGCGCCACGTCCCCGAGATCGCGGGCGCGGAGATCGCCGTGCGCTACCACGCGGCCTGGGGCGGGCGCGAGGTCGGCGGGGACTGGTACGACGTGATCGCGCTGCCCCGGGGCCGGGTCGGGGTCGTCGTGGGCGACGTCCAGGGCCACGACACCCACGCCGCCGCGATCATGGGCCAGCTGCGCATCGCGATCCGGGCCTACGCGGGCGAGGGCCACGCGCCCGCCACCGTCCTCGCCCGGGCCTCCCGCTTCCTCGCCGAGCTGGACACCACCCGCTTCGCGACCTGCACCTACGCCCAGGTGGACCTGGTCTCCGGCGGGGTCCGCGCGGTCCGCGCGGGCCATCTGGGGCCGCTGATCCGGCACACCGACGGCCGGGTGGGCCGCCCCAATCTGCGCGGCGGGCTGCCGCTCGGCCTGGCCACCGAGTTCGAGGACGAGGAGTTCCCGGAGACCCGTCTCGACCTGGTGCCGGGCGAGACGATGGTGATGTGCACCGACGGCCTCGTGGAGGAGCCGGGGCTGGACATCGCGGCCGGGATGGACGCGCTGGAGGCCGCCGTGCGGGCGGCCCCCGACAGCGCCGACGCGCTGGCCGACCACCTCTCCGCCAGCCTCTGGGAGCGCTGGGGCACCGGCGACGACGTGGCGCTGCTGGTGCTGCGCCGCGCCCCCGACCCCGGCACCCCGCAGGCGCCCCGCATCCACCAGTACATCCACCAGGCCGACCCCGAGGGCCTCGCCGAGTCCCGGGTCGCGCTGCGCCGGGCCCTGGCGGACTGGGGTTTCGCCGAGCTGGTGGACGACGTGGAGCTGGCCGCGGGGGAGCTGCTCGGCAACGTCCTGCTGCACACCGAGGGCGGCGCCGTGCTCACCCTGGAGGTGCTGCCCGAGCCGGTGCGGCGGGTGCGGCTGTGGGTCAAGGACCGCTCCAGCGTCCGCCCCCGCCGCCGTACGCCCGGCGAGGCGGCGACTTCCGGGCGCGGCCTGATGCTCATCGAGGCGGTGTCGGCCCGCTGGGGCGTGGAGCCGCGCGGCGACGGCAAGGCGGTGTGGTGCGAGTTCGTGCCGCGGGCGAGCGGCCCGGTGGACCTGTCGGGCGAGCGCCCGGTGGTGCCGCCGGAGGAGCCGCCCGAGGACTGA
- a CDS encoding phosphodiester glycosidase family protein, whose amino-acid sequence MRRTTLAAALSAAVALTAAVAMPTAEAAPHGALRPVLNSAKPLPPTLPMTAPPVNRSLAPGVTLSTLTFGKKNADDFWTVHVYLPADPSGPLGKAALELGPRATADRVADALRQQGFVPRVEEVRSPAYADLPAGTLGWTVRVGGYAERADATAQLAKVKAAGFTGDTRYTAQDGTDLKAPQKVFVLRVDFSRFKGNVGTEFGPTLHGTEPATELIKDANALAGINGQWFYNDAPGGLFVRDGKVLASATQGRGAILLTDGGRDVRVDALTAHLTLRTPRGAIEEIDGVNRIPGDVWNCGGVGGDTPTEKPQHDFECTDPSELVQFTPEWGAPPTGAGAEVVLDKDQEVVALNSSRGATVPPGGSTLQAIGDTADWLVDHVRVGDRLGVTTRVNDSYGRPVPLTPDTTIMQVGPTLVRHGKVSVNAMADGIIRSGADQSFTYDWTNRSNPRSMMGVDDQGRLMLVVVDGRQAGYSEGLSIAHTADLMRQLGAREALNLDGGGSSVMVTAGDGVINRPSDSSGERSLGDAWVIKP is encoded by the coding sequence ATGCGCCGAACCACCCTCGCCGCCGCGCTGTCAGCCGCCGTCGCCCTGACAGCCGCGGTCGCCATGCCGACCGCCGAGGCCGCCCCCCACGGCGCCCTCCGCCCCGTCCTCAACTCCGCCAAGCCGCTCCCGCCGACCCTGCCGATGACCGCGCCGCCGGTCAACCGGAGCCTGGCTCCGGGGGTCACGCTCTCCACGCTGACCTTCGGCAAGAAGAACGCCGACGACTTCTGGACCGTCCACGTCTATCTGCCCGCGGACCCCTCCGGCCCGCTCGGCAAGGCCGCGCTGGAGCTCGGTCCCCGGGCGACCGCCGACCGGGTCGCGGACGCCCTGCGGCAGCAGGGCTTCGTGCCGCGCGTCGAAGAGGTCCGCTCCCCCGCGTACGCCGACCTCCCGGCCGGCACCCTCGGCTGGACGGTCCGGGTCGGCGGCTACGCGGAGCGGGCCGACGCGACCGCGCAGCTGGCCAAGGTGAAGGCCGCCGGGTTCACCGGCGACACCCGCTACACCGCGCAGGACGGCACCGACCTCAAGGCGCCGCAGAAGGTCTTCGTCCTCAGAGTCGACTTCAGCCGGTTCAAGGGGAACGTGGGCACCGAGTTCGGCCCCACCCTGCACGGGACCGAGCCGGCCACCGAGCTCATCAAGGACGCCAACGCGCTGGCGGGCATCAACGGCCAGTGGTTCTACAACGACGCGCCCGGCGGACTCTTCGTCCGGGACGGCAAGGTGCTCGCCTCGGCGACCCAGGGCCGGGGCGCGATCCTGCTCACCGACGGCGGCCGTGACGTCCGGGTGGACGCCCTGACCGCCCACCTCACCCTGCGCACCCCGCGCGGCGCCATCGAGGAGATCGACGGCGTCAACCGCATCCCCGGCGACGTGTGGAACTGCGGCGGGGTCGGCGGCGACACCCCGACCGAGAAGCCGCAGCACGACTTCGAGTGCACCGACCCGAGCGAGCTCGTCCAGTTCACCCCCGAGTGGGGCGCGCCGCCCACCGGCGCGGGCGCGGAGGTCGTCCTGGACAAGGACCAGGAGGTGGTGGCGCTCAACTCCTCGCGCGGCGCCACGGTGCCGCCCGGCGGCTCCACCCTCCAGGCCATCGGCGACACCGCCGACTGGCTGGTCGACCACGTCCGCGTCGGCGACCGGCTCGGCGTCACCACCCGCGTCAACGACAGCTACGGCCGCCCGGTCCCCCTCACCCCGGACACCACGATCATGCAGGTGGGGCCGACCCTGGTGCGCCACGGCAAGGTCTCGGTGAACGCCATGGCCGACGGCATCATCCGCTCCGGCGCCGACCAGTCGTTCACCTACGACTGGACCAACCGCTCCAACCCGCGCTCCATGATGGGCGTCGACGACCAGGGCCGGCTGATGCTGGTCGTCGTCGACGGCCGCCAGGCGGGCTACAGCGAGGGCCTGAGCATCGCGCACACCGCCGACCTGATGCGCCAGCTCGGCGCGCGCGAGGCGCTCAACCTGGACGGCGGCGGCTCCAGCGTGATGGTCACGGCCGGGGACGGGGTCATCAACCGCCCGTCCGACTCCTCGGGCGAACGCTCGCTGGGCGACGCCTGGGTCATCAAGCCCTGA